The nucleotide sequence TTAAAACCAGCCGCGAACTCGCACAGAAAGAAGGTTTGCTAGTTGGTATCTCTTCGGGAGCTGCAGCCTGGGCTGCCGCAGAACTGGCAAAGCGTCCTGAAAATAAAGGAAAAGTAATCGTTACTCTACTTCCTGATACAGGCGAGCGTTACCTAAGTACGGTTCTTTACGCATTTGACGAATATCCATTGTAATTAAGCATAATCTTTACAATAAAACCCCGGTGAATTTCTTTGATAGAAATCACCGGGGTTTTTAATTAACCTAAACCTAAACAAATCCAGTTGCCTTTTTACTTAGTCTTTTCTTCTTTGTTTACATCCTGATTGTCCTTAGGAGCAAGCTCGCCTTCCGCCTTGAATTTATCCTGTCTTTCTTTCAAGAGAGCTCGTTGTTCGGGAGTAAGGATTTTTTCCATCTCAGCACGATGTTTTTCCTGCATCACCTTCTTTTCGGCACTGAATTTTTCTTTCAACTCTTTCATGGCTTCTTTCTGATTGTCCGAAAGATTCAAGCCTTCAAACTTGTTTCTTTTGCCTTCACGAAACATCCCTTTATCAGATGGACCAAAATTTTCATTGTCTCCACGGAACATTTCATGTCTTTTACAACATTCACATCCCTTTTGGTATACCATTTTACCTTTGCGGGGTCCGGATCCATCTCGCATACCATGTCTCATGGTACTGTCGCCGGGAATAAAGCCTTCTTTTTCGCCGCGAGCATCAAATTGACGCATCTGCCCAAACTTAGGCATCATTTCTTTCCATTTTTCAATCTGTTCGGGAGTAAGCAACTCTTTAATTGCTTTCTGATGCTCATCTGCCAAACCTTTCAACTCACCTTGCTTTCCTTTCAGTTGGTCAAGACTCTTCATCATTTCATCCATTTTGGATTTGAATTCAGCATTCAGCGACTCAAACTTCTTTTGCTGGTCGGCACTTAAATTCAATTCCTTTGGAATTTCAAACTTTCCTTTGCGTTGTTGTCCTTTGTCTTGCGGACCTGCAAATGCTGTAAGTGATATCACCGAAAGCATTGCGAATGATAAAATTATATGCCTCATAATGAAAAATATAAATGATTTATATTCCTTTGATATGAATCAGGCTTAAAGGTTTAAGGCAGATTCTTTTTTTAATATTCCATTACAAAATTTGGTGCAATTTTAGGACCATAAATCCTGTCGAAGGGTTGAGTTATTTTATTATTGAAGTATTCTGCTTATCTTTATGTAGTATATTGGGATGATAAACAGTCTTTATAGTAGAAATTCTATATAAAATTAATTATTTAATGAAATCGAGATTACTAATATTGTCCGATTTATGGGGGATCAGAAAGTCTGATTGGGTCGGTTTTTATCTGAAATTACTAGAAGCCGAGTTTGATGTCTGCTATTATGATTGTTGTGAATTGGGAGATGTGAATACGAGTGAATATTGCGAAAGTGCTCTTCATTCGCAATTTGTTGATGGAGGTATTGATACTGCTGTAGAAAAGCTTCTGGAAAAGGAAACCGATGGGGTAGACGTTCTTGCTTTTAGCATTGGTGGAACAATTGCTTGGAAGGCTGTATTGAAAGGGTTGAAAGTTACTAATTTTTATGCTGTGTCTGCAACAAGATTAAGGTGCGAAAGTCAAAAACCAGTCTGCGTCATAAAGCTTTTTTATGGTGAAAAGGATAAATTTAAACCTACTCATGATTGGTTCGAAAGCATGGAAATTCCATTTGAAGTCATGCTTGGAGAGGATCATTTGATGTATGCGGAAAGGAGTTGTTCGGAGATAATTTGCAATGATATATTGAATGCAAGGAAATAATGGATGAAATAGCATGATTAAACAGATATTAATTACTTTTGCATCAAATTAGACAATAATAAAGAGTATGAAAATTTACCATCCTAAAGCGTACATGCGCCTTATTAACAGGAAGCAACTTCAGGGTAAAGTTGTACCAATATACACTGATTCGGATAAATATATCTGTACAAACTGTAATATGGAGTTTGAAGGTTTTTATTGCAGCAATTGTGGACAAAGTAAGGATACTCCTCGTTTTACATATAAATCTGTGATTAAGAACTTTTTCGGAGGTCTTACTAATATTGACAGCGGCTTCTTTTTCACTATCAAAGAGCTTTTTATCCGTCCCGGATATATGATAAGTGACTATATTGGAGGCCGACGGATTATTTACTTCCGTCCCCTCCAAATGCTTTTTGTTCTGGGCGCTATTTATGTGTTACTGGGGCAGGCAATTGATCCTGCAACGCCACAAAGTAAAGAAGCGATAATAGATAATGAAACTTTGATTGAATTTAACGAGCACAATTTATTTCAATGGTTCCAGCAATCTCCGTTCGTCCAGTCTGTAATAGGGGTGGTGAAAAATTTATTTTCCAGTAATAAGGCCCTGGAAATAGCATGCACATTACCAATCTTTGCTTTAGCCACGCACTGGGCATTTCGAAAGCGTACTTACAACAAGCATTATAATTTAGTAGAACTCCTTTTTGTACGGACCTATGCGGCAAGTCAGCTATTGATTGTCGCGATCGTACTGTTATTCTTTACACGTGATGCAAGTGAAGGAACTCCATGGTGGTTAGATTTTCTTTTTTCCGTATGGATTTATGCCCAACTATTCAAAGAGAAGATAGGATCAACCGTAAAACATACGGTACTAATGTACATTTACTCCCTATTAATAATTATACTGATTGCTATCATAATAGTATCCCTGCTTGTTTTTCTTGTGTGGATAACAGATTTATTTACAGTCAACTAGTTGTGGAATAATTATTTAAGTTAAATACAAATAATTGGTAAGAGAGTAAATAATATGAATTAGAAAAATATATTATCTTTGCTCTCACTAAAAAAACGTTGGATGTTTAATTTTAAGAAGGACACTGTGAAGTAAATAACCTTTGGCATTCTGTCAAGGTTATCCACTAAATAAACTCAGGCATATGTTTGCCGGAGTTATTTTCATGTCTATATCTTAACAAATTCTGGTATTCGATAGGTGTATTTTATCCCTATTCCATGCCAATTAAATTAAAACATCATGAGTAACGAAAATAAATCTATTCACGACTTCGACTTCAACTTAATTTGCGAATACTTTGCCAGTATAGAGCGACAAGGGCCCGGTAGCCCCGAAATAACGCTCAAAGCACTTGGTTTTATAGATAACCTTACCGAAAAATCCCGTATTGCCGATCTTGGTTGTGGTACGGGCGGTCAAACTATGACTTTGGCGCAAAATGCCCCGGGACAGATTACAGGTCTGGATTTATTCCCTTATTTTATCGATCTATTCAATCGCAATGCCAGACAGCTTAATCTACAGGACAGAGTAAAAGGTGTTGTTGGATCAATGGATGATCTTCCTTTTCAAAAAGAGGAACTAGACTTGATTTGGTCTGAAGGAGCTATCTATAATATCGGATTTGAACGTGGCTTGAACGAATGGAAGCCGTTTCTAAAGAAAGGAGGATATATAGCGGTATCGGAAGCATCGTGGTTCACCGATGGACGTCCTGCCGAAATCAACAACTTTTGGATAGAGGCTTACCCCGAAATAGACACCATTCCTAACAAGGTTGGACAAATGCAAAAAGCCGGATATATTCCCGTAGCTACGTTTATTTTACCGGAAAACTGCTGGACGGAACATTTCTACGCTCTGCAAGCGGAAGCACAGGAAAAGTTTCTAAAAAAGTATGCAGGGAATAAAACCGTCGAAAAACTTATCTTTTATCAACGCTATGAAGCGGAGTTGTACTACAAGTATAAAGATTTCTACGGTTATGTATTCTATATTGGGAAGAAAATTTAATTAATTCTACAGAGAAGATTGTCGTGATGCGATAATCTTCTCTCTTTCAAAATTACAAAGCAATGAATAATTTACAATTATATGGTTGGAATGAAGAATTGTTCCGACAAAAACAAAATTCAACTTACAAAAATTTAGTACATGGTCGGGTTACAGTTACTCATAGAACTTGCTATGACGTAGTTGCCGAATTGGGGTTTTATACTTGCGAACTAGCTGGAAATATGCTCTATGGAAAGGAATCTTCAGAGTATCCTTGTACGGGCGACTGGGTTCTTTTTCAACCCATTGATGCGGACAAAGGCATTATTATTGATATGTTGCCTAGACAAAAAGCACTTTACCGTCTCAAAAGTGGTACTGTTTCTGAAAGACAAGCCATTGCCTCATTCATAGATAAGGCTTTTATCGTACAGAGTCTGGATGATAACTTTAATGTCCGTCGCATTGAGCGTTTTGTGTTACAGACAGCAGACGAAGGTATTCAGCCGGTATTGGTATTGACAAAAACAGACTTAGGGTTCGACAAGGAAGAAACAGAAAAGGCCCTTAAACATATTTCCTGCAAAATGCCTGTTTTCTATACAAGTACAGAATCACCGGAAAGCATTGTCAAACTTCGGGAAATTATTTTCCCCGGAGAAACAATCGTATTTGCAGGCTCTTCGGGTGTAGGAAAAAGTACATTAATCAATGCCCTTTGCGGACAACAAATTCTTCAAACAGGTTCAATCAGTGAATCAACAGGGAAAGGGAAACATACTTCAACCCGCAGAGAAATGGTGCTAATGCCTGATTCCGGTGTGTTAATTGATACTCCGGGAATAAAGTTGTTTGGTGTTACAAACGACAATGCCAATAACTTGTCAGAAATTTTAAATATTTCAGATTATGACGGTCAATGCCGATTTAAGGACTGCCGGCATATCAACGAAAAAGGATGTGTTGTAATTGAAGCTGTAGAAAAGGGGGAAATAGACCGAGGCGTATATGAAAGCTATCTAAAACTTCGTAGGGAGGCATGGCATTATACCGCTTCTGTGCAAGAGAAACGGAAATATGAGAAATCATTTTCTAAGATGATAAAGAATCACAAAAAAAATAATGTATAAAAAGTATGAAAAGAGTCATAACAACCAAATCATAGGTTCATATAACTTTGCACTTTCATTCATATAACTTTGACTCGCCAAAGTTATATGAATGAAAGTGCAAAGTAGTATTAAGTAATGTGCTAATTAAAAAGTAAAAGAGGATATCCTTTTGGGGACATCCTCTTTTCTATTCATGTAGAGAAATATCAATAAGCATCGCTGATGCTTTCTGATTTTAACTGTTTGTCGAATGTAGCCTTATCCAATGAGGTAGTTACATGGATAGTAACAGGTTCTCCGGGAAGCACATCAAAATAGTTGTCTGAGAAGAAGTTCTCAATACCTTCGATGCTCAGGAATACGCCACGCGCAACTACATCACTTTGTACAGTT is from uncultured Macellibacteroides sp. and encodes:
- a CDS encoding DUF3667 domain-containing protein; this translates as MKIYHPKAYMRLINRKQLQGKVVPIYTDSDKYICTNCNMEFEGFYCSNCGQSKDTPRFTYKSVIKNFFGGLTNIDSGFFFTIKELFIRPGYMISDYIGGRRIIYFRPLQMLFVLGAIYVLLGQAIDPATPQSKEAIIDNETLIEFNEHNLFQWFQQSPFVQSVIGVVKNLFSSNKALEIACTLPIFALATHWAFRKRTYNKHYNLVELLFVRTYAASQLLIVAIVLLFFTRDASEGTPWWLDFLFSVWIYAQLFKEKIGSTVKHTVLMYIYSLLIIILIAIIIVSLLVFLVWITDLFTVN
- a CDS encoding class I SAM-dependent methyltransferase; this encodes MSNENKSIHDFDFNLICEYFASIERQGPGSPEITLKALGFIDNLTEKSRIADLGCGTGGQTMTLAQNAPGQITGLDLFPYFIDLFNRNARQLNLQDRVKGVVGSMDDLPFQKEELDLIWSEGAIYNIGFERGLNEWKPFLKKGGYIAVSEASWFTDGRPAEINNFWIEAYPEIDTIPNKVGQMQKAGYIPVATFILPENCWTEHFYALQAEAQEKFLKKYAGNKTVEKLIFYQRYEAELYYKYKDFYGYVFYIGKKI
- the rsgA gene encoding ribosome small subunit-dependent GTPase A, with product MNNLQLYGWNEELFRQKQNSTYKNLVHGRVTVTHRTCYDVVAELGFYTCELAGNMLYGKESSEYPCTGDWVLFQPIDADKGIIIDMLPRQKALYRLKSGTVSERQAIASFIDKAFIVQSLDDNFNVRRIERFVLQTADEGIQPVLVLTKTDLGFDKEETEKALKHISCKMPVFYTSTESPESIVKLREIIFPGETIVFAGSSGVGKSTLINALCGQQILQTGSISESTGKGKHTSTRREMVLMPDSGVLIDTPGIKLFGVTNDNANNLSEILNISDYDGQCRFKDCRHINEKGCVVIEAVEKGEIDRGVYESYLKLRREAWHYTASVQEKRKYEKSFSKMIKNHKKNNV